The genomic segment TTAATGTCGTTGTATATGGAATTATTATCTCTTGTGCAAACCAATAATGACCTGTGCCGCCATCCACATTTTCCATTCAGAGCACCGAGGCCAGAGCTCAACATGAAGAAGTCAGAGAAGTTTGGCATCTCCATGGAGACCGACGacagaacagaggaggacaaaaCATGTGTGGGCCCCGAGAGCCCCGGGGCTACCATGGACACTAACcatgagaggaggaaggagggcaAACCTGAACTGAGATATAATGCCAACTTTTACAAGTGAGCCTCTCAATGCAGCGATAATGTAATagctacctttttttttttttacacatcatAATATGACAGGTGCTGTGTATAATAATGCCTCACAGCACAGTGTTGCTTTTTGACATTATACATGGATGCTTTTCTAACCCTGTTGTCTGTATCCTTTATTGTATTTATAGAATGATGCACAATTTAGACACAGACAGCGTGGCTATTAACTATAGCAGGTTGTTTGAAGACGTGGCCAGTGGGGACGTCAAACGGCTGGAGGGCCTGTACCAGTACCTGCAGGACACTGGGAAGAAACTCTCCGActccctgtgtgagtgtgacaccaCCCACAGTGCAGCAGTTGCACCACACATCTTCTCGGATTAACCATGAAATTGAAACTAATtctctgttttaatgttgtggctgatcagtgtatgtataatatatatatatatatatatatatatatatatatatatatatatatacatatacatatacatatacacatacacatacacatatacatatacatatacacatacacatacacatacatatatatatatatatatatatatatatatacacacatacacacactaaagTAACACCCACAAGAAACTGAGTGAACTtttacagtggaaaaaaaacacttaaagcgGGCCTTTTCTCTATAGAGCTCCCCCTtgtgtctaccactttatcctcactgtagAAAAACTCACCACTTTacactccccctcccttccctgcatgcttttgtgtttttctgcttggtgcggggcttatactccacctactggtgagGCAGAAATTCAGTTTGCGCGTGCGCTGTCCACACACACCCAACATGCTCTTTGTGCACAGCCTGCGCATTGATGACGCGCTATGCgtgaagtataccagggcctttacatactgcagctttaaaggtgACAGCTAGTGATACGAAACCTTCAAATGTTTTGGGTTATACATGAATATGTGTTGATTCTCTGAATGTTTGATTTCACTTTCAGATCAGTCCGAAGGTAAAACCGCCCTAATGAAGGCTCTGCTGCACCTCAGAAACAACAAGAATGACACGGTGGAACTATTACTTGACATTTCGGAGAAGCAGGGAGACATCGACAAGTTTGTGAATGCAGCCTACAATAGCAAATATTACAATGGTAAAAAATGTTGTTAGTCTGCTTAAATCTGACATAATCCTCACTTTCTCTGTcttaatacattttatacatCATGTGAGGCTGAAGTGCTGCTCCAAATTACACCTCAAGtaattgaagaaaatgtgaGTGATTTTCCTGATGTGCGTCTCGGACAGGTCAGACTGCTCTGCATATAGCTATCGAGAGGAGGAGTCTTCCCTACGTGAAACTGCTGGTCAGTAAAGGGGCAAACGTCCATGCCAAAGCCGATGGAAAATTCTTTCAACCACATGACGGCCccaacttttattttggtgagttCACACTGCGGCAGGACTGAGCGTCAATGTAGGGAGCCTAACACAAAGAACACAGAGTAGTAGTTTTTTCACTAACAcacaaaactaaagaaaaaaaatgcctttaTTTACCAAAATGATAATATTCTCATCAAGTTATTGCTTATGATGAAGATTaggcaggggtcaccaacctttttgacaCTGAGAGCTAAATGTAcccaagttaaagtaaaaaaagttgcttgtttaaaatttactcagtagaagttacttagttactaaGATACAAATCTTACATTAATTGCttttcctgtcctcatcattcacctgtcttcatacacctgtcctcatcaacaCTGCCAAAGTTCCTGGTGCCGGAATTTGttttgcacctggcaaatactccatattacaaaaacactaaaactaattaaaaccaagcatttacaaaaataaaaactaataccTAGCAAACCCACTGAATGAATAAAACGAAttttaaaactaatgaaaaatccaaaactattgTTCCCTGGGTCTTATGTTCCCATCAGTGGTCATCAGATCCAAAGCCAATAAATGTGCATCAAAGAGTCATTTAACACAACTGCTGATTTAACACACACCCTGACaagaaaatcatttaaaatcctggattattatttttttttttaatcaatgggAACAAGGTTCAGTAttgaaagggaggggtgaggacagatttttctttcttggtTAGGGTTACATCGTCATCACTAGATGAGTCTCAAGCCCATAACTGATATAATTTCTAAGCCAATGCTTCCAAGATGCACCCTGTGACAGGAGTTGATCTCTGTGTTGTCATCAGGTGAGCTGCCTCTGTCTCTGGCAGCCTGCACCAACCAGGCTGACATAGTGGACTTCCTGATGGAGAACGCGCAGGCGGATGCAAAGCTGACGGACTCTCATGGTAACACGGTGCTGCATGCCCTGGTAGTGGTGGCAGCGGTCAAGTGCGAGGACAACACAGAGTTTGTCACCAGCATGTACGACCGCGTCCTCAAGACCAGCGACCGACTGCACCCGAAGCTGAAGCTGGAGGACATTAAGAACAAAATGGGGCTGACGCCTCTCAAATTGGCTGCCAAGACGGGCAAGATAGGGGTAAATCCTTACATGGCTGGatctaaatgtttatttcactttgttCCGTCTCAGATAAAAATGGTCAGTAGCCTAAGTCAGGCAGATAAATCATTGATAAAAAGTGAATAATGCACTTGACTGAAGACATGTGGCCATTGAAGAGGCTTCCTCTGCCATGCTGTCTCATGTCATTTTCTAGACAAGTCTGGAGTTTCAGTCTTGATGTTGCTGCCTGGATGAATGACATTTATGTGTGAacctttcctcctcttctttcctttcagATTTTTTCTCACATCCTTAAACGGGAATTTCACGACAGTCACACCAAACATTTGTCTCGCAAATTCACAGAGTGGGTTTACGGGCCCGTCCACAGCTCCCTATACGACCTGGCCTCGGTGGATTCCTGTGAAGATGGCTCGGTCATGGAGATTCTGATCTATGGCAGTGACATTCCTGTGAGTCCTGACTTCATGAGCCCACAGAGATCAGCCTGCGGTCACTGTCCTGTACTGAAACATCTCGTCTTCTCCTGTTTCCAGAACCGTCATGAGATGCTGGAGACGGAGCCTGTGAGTCAAATGCTGGAGCATAAGTGGAAGAAGTTTGCGGGTGGAATGTTTGTCCTCAACTTCCTGTTCTACGTTGCATACCTTATCATCTTCACTTTAGTGTCTTACAATAAGAGGAAtggaaatgtgagtgtgtgattgttttgtgcagacagacagacaggtctgCTGCAGTGATGTTGCTGATGTTTGTCCTCCGAACCCACAGCCACCGTTTGAAACCGAACACACTATCAAGGGTTACCTGTATGTTTCGGGCCAGCTCATGACACTACTGGCAAACGTCTACTTCTTTTTCATCGGGGTACGAGCTCActcttgtgttttaaatttaaattcactTATCACCATGTATTCTAATCATACGACTTTTAAATGCTTAGATAATTGACATGAGGAGGAAGCGCCCGAAGCTGAAGACGTTGCTCATCGATGGATATTACGAGATTCTGTTGTGAGTAGTGAAACGTTTTTTATTCTTCCCGGCATGTGTGGAGTTTTCATGTAACCCAAGAAACTATAGTCACATAAATAGTGCATCTTTGAAATTCTAACCACTTCACCCTGACCTTAAGGGAAAACATCACAAGGTCAATCAAAGATGTGCAGGAGAATGATAAAGACTTTGAAAAGCTGGCTCTGCGTTGAGAGACTAACTGCACTTACACTACACTAGACTAGTAATTATGCAATGGCAGACTTCATTCATGTTTTCTGAAGGTTGACTACAACATCATAGACACTTTGATGCCTTGTGTGGGTTacatgaatgtggacaaaaccaaaaaatattgcCCCCTTATCAAGCACAGAAGAATAATGTCACCAGTCACTATATTAAAAATATCCACTAATATTAATGACACGACACtctgtattataataataataagtaataatactATTGTAACCAGCTCCTGGAAAGTACACGCTTCTCTAGGTTCATAAGGAGCAAGGATTAGAGTGCAAGGACTACAACAACACCACAGGTTTCAATTAACTGCACTTTGAATTTAAGTTTGCACCAGAAAATTATGCAACATTACAAAGAAATAACCATTtgtatagaaaataaaaaaattggccctcatttttttttttacttgtctcTCAGTTCAAGCAATTTTAAAGTCAAGTTCTTCAAGATCTGTGCGATCTAAAGGATCGTTGGAGCGCACTCTTTCTAACGTGTGTTCAAGTTGGTGCCGCCACAGGTGACTGGCACAATCCTACCACAAGCAGACAGTTTGTCTGCTATTTCAGAGAAAGTGTAGATCCCGTTTCCTGGATTCAAGCTGGGTGGCTCACCATCTACTGGAATCTGCTGGAAGTCTTCGTCCACAGGGATCTTTTCACTCCAAATCAAAAACCTGACCTGTATTTAAAAACAGGCTTTTAGTCTTTGCTCTGATCTCTCTTCCGCATTTCTCTCAGGTTTCTCTTTTGTTGCACAACATTTTACCAGATTATGAGCAACTAATCAAGTACTGCTGAATGCAATTACTTGTATGAAAATTACTCTCTAGTAGTTCAACTTCAAAATTCTCAAATGAAATTACTGTAGAATCACTTTTATCTTTACAGAATATATGCCTAGCACATTCTAACTCTATACAAATTAACCAACAATCAGTATTAAACTGTTTCAGCTTAACCAATATATcaaggaaaacaacacaaacatctcacaTATTACACACTAAACCAGTAAAACGCACATTTGGTGAAAACAACATTGCCAGTGTTTTCTGTATTAGCCTGTTTCACTTATTGtgtaaacaaaatataaataaatctagCAGCAACAGTTAACTTTTAACAGTGCAAATAATACTGCTTGacaaattattttgtattaaaataattaatggTGTAAACCGcctaataattataatacaatTCCACACATcaataaattcatatttttttccaaagtAAAATACACCATCTTACTCTGATGCTTGCTctctaaacacacaaaacatataCCTTTAATTACACatcactgaaaacagctgtgtggCTTaggccaaaaaaataataagccTTGTGCTTCTTGCAGTCTTAAAATGGCTACCTGCAGACACCGGCATT from the Solea solea chromosome 4, fSolSol10.1, whole genome shotgun sequence genome contains:
- the trpv1 gene encoding transient receptor potential cation channel subfamily V member 1; its protein translation is MKKSEKFGISMETDDRTEEDKTCVGPESPGATMDTNHERRKEGKPELRYNANFYKMMHNLDTDSVAINYSRLFEDVASGDVKRLEGLYQYLQDTGKKLSDSLYQSEGKTALMKALLHLRNNKNDTVELLLDISEKQGDIDKFVNAAYNSKYYNGQTALHIAIERRSLPYVKLLVSKGANVHAKADGKFFQPHDGPNFYFGELPLSLAACTNQADIVDFLMENAQADAKLTDSHGNTVLHALVVVAAVKCEDNTEFVTSMYDRVLKTSDRLHPKLKLEDIKNKMGLTPLKLAAKTGKIGIFSHILKREFHDSHTKHLSRKFTEWVYGPVHSSLYDLASVDSCEDGSVMEILIYGSDIPNRHEMLETEPVSQMLEHKWKKFAGGMFVLNFLFYVAYLIIFTLVSYNKRNGNPPFETEHTIKGYLYVSGQLMTLLANVYFFFIGIIDMRRKRPKLKTLLIDGYYEILFFVQGVLFLVTAALYVLGRHEYLGFMVMCLALSWVNVLYFSRGDRHMGIYSVMIQKMILSDILRFLFVYVVFLFGFSAAVVTLLIEPPAKNITRNGRFFSPVAPDEPCVKPTFRNISYTTLQLFKFTIGMGDMEFTEDYQYREVFYILLIGYIILTYILLLNMLIALMNRTVERITKDSASIWKLQRAITILDMEKRLPACLRRSFHCGVQKELGPAVGDDCRQCLRVEEVNWNKWNINLSKINEDPGCWDRPPQTAIDAPLNSAWRSRRGLFSGRRQRQQSTEMTPLSSMPV